The Thermobifida halotolerans sequence CTGGTCTACCTGTGCGCGGAGCAGGCACTGCTCGCGGCCGAGGGCGCCGCTCCGCTCCCGCCGGGCACCGGACCGCTGCCGTGGGCCATGGCCTCGCTGGTGCTGATGCGCGCCAACCACCCTCCGCTGATCGCCGACCACCGGCCGGTCTCGGTGCGGCTGCCCCGGCAGCGCGCCCCGCTGCCGCAGGACCGGCTCGTCGCACTCGTCCGGCTCTTCGCCGAGTTGCAGATCGCCGTCATGCGCGGCGAGTTGAGCTGGACCGCGGTCGACGACGGCGAGTCCGGGGAGCACTGCCAGACCCTGGCCCGCGCCACCTACCGGCGGCTGCTGGAGCACCTGCGGCAGCGCGCCCCCGCGTTGTCGATGGTGCTGCGGGAGCTCGACCCGGACAGCAGGGTGCGGGTGACCTTCGGAGATCCCGCCGACGCGGGGGGCCACCGCGCCCGGATGGACCTCGCCGCCGACCGCGCCCTGCTGGCCCGCGGCGGCCCCTCCTGGTGGGTCTGCCTGGAGGCCGACTGCACCGACACCACGCTGCGGCTGCTGTTGAGCGTGCAGGAGGTCGGCACACCCGCGACCGGCGTGCTCGCGGTGACCGCCGACGCCCTCGTGGACTCTCCCGGGGGGTCTGAGGACGCACTCGACCTGGCTCCGACCGACTGTGTGACTCTTCTCTCAACCGACAGCGTCGACGAACGGTGGCCCGAGGTGGCGGCGCTGGCCGACGAGACGGTCTCGCGCGCGGTCGACCGCCTGACCTCGGTGATGGCCTGAGCGGAGAAGCCGACGGTCCCGAAGGGACCTCCGCCCCGGTGGCGCCCGACGTCCCTCCAACGAGTCCGCGGGTGGGGGCGCGGGTGGGGAGGCGCCCGGGGGCGCCCCCACCGACAGACCGGAGAGAAGAACACCGGCCACCACCGGAAGACAGGAGAAGCCCCGGCCCCCCGGACCGCCGGCGCGGCCTACTGCGCGATCGCCGTGAGCAGCAGGACGAGCAGCAGGACGATGATGGTGACGATCACGGCGGGCAGCACCCACCCCTGTGACAGCACCGGGTCCTCCACCGGCCGGCTCCGCTGTCCCGGGTGGCCGCCCGTGTATCCCTGGTTGGGGCCGGTCAGCGGCGGGCGCTGCGACATGGTGGGGGGCAGCCCGCCCGTCATGTTCGGATGCACCCCTCCGGTCACGGTGGGGTTGTGCATCGGCGGTGCGGGCCGGTGGTAGCCGGGGGACTGCTGCGGCCCGGTGTGCGGCGGCGCGGGAGGACCGGAGTGCATCTGGTGGGGGAAGGGGGTCTGCGGGCCGCTGGCCGTCGGATGGGGCGGGGAGTGGGGAGGAGGGGTCTGCGGACCGCTCGCGGCCACCGGTCCGACCGCCCGCTTCTCGCCCTCGGCGACCGCCTCGGAGGTGGGCACCCGCCCCTCGTCCTCGGTGCCGTGGCCGAGCAGCCGCATCAGCAGCTGCTTGGCGGTGGGCCGGTTGTCGGGGTCCTTGTCGAGGCAGTCGGCGACGATCTGCCGCAACTGCTCGGGCACCTCGCTGATGTCCGGGGGCGCGCTGACCACCCGGTGCACCACCGCCGGAACGCTGTCCGCGCCGAAGGGCGCGTTGCCGGTGGAGGCGAACGCCATGACACAGCCCCAGGCGAACACGTCCACCTTGTCGGTGATGTTCTTGCCCGCGATCTGCTCCGGCGCCATGTAGGACGGGGTGCCGACGATCGAGTTGGTCATCGTCGCGGTGCTGTCGGTGACCCGGGCGATACCGAAGTCGATCACCCGCGGGCCGTCGCGGCCCAGGAGCACGTTGCCGGGTTTGAAGTCGCGGTGCACGATCCCGGCCTGGTGGATGGCCACCAGCGCGGTCGCGGTGGACACGGCCAGGCGCTGCAGGGCCGCTCCCTTGCGCGGCCCCTCCTTGGCCACCGCCTCCTGCAGGTCCGGTCCCTCCACGTACTCGCTGACCACGTAGGGCGGCTCGGCGTCGAGGTTGGCCTCATGGATCGCGGCGGTGCAGAAGGAGGCCACCTTCTGTGCGGCCCGGACCTCCTTCTCGAATCGTTTACGCAGGTCGGTGTCTTGCGACCACTGTTCGTTGAGCACCTTGACCGCGTACTTCTGTCCCTCGGAGTCGCGAGCGAGGTAGACGATTCCCTGGCCCCCGCGCCCCAGGCGTCCAATCACGCTGTACTCACCGAACGAGGTGGGGTCGTTCGGCTGCAGCGATTCGGGACCGGGCATCGATCTCCTCCAGAGCGGTCGTGAGCGTCGCTATCGCACGACCAGAGTATTTGTTAGGGGTTCCACGGCATAAGCCACTGCGAGATACAGAGTGGCGTAATCGGTTAGAGCGATCAAACCGGCCAAACGTTCCATCGGACTTGTGCCCTGTGCGGCGACCTCGCTCACCCGGACTCCCGCTTCCTCGGCGGCGCGTTCGGCCGCCGCGAGGTCCGCGGCCTCCTCGGGCGAGGCCTGGTCGTCGCGGAGCAGCAGGACCCGCATGCGGATTCCGCTGTCATCCTCCGGGTCGTCAAAGATACTGCGCGGTCCGCTGGGGCCCAACGGCCCGGTCATCGCGGCCGCCTGCGCCCAGGCGGTCTCGGGCGAACCGGCCGCCAGCGCGGGGCAGCGGACGTTGGCGGTGAACTGGGCCGCCGCCCACCGGGCGGCCAGCGCCGCCACCGGGGTGGCGCCCCAGACCACGGGAAGCGAGTCCGCCAGGGCCAACGCCAACTCCTTGGCGGGGTTGGCGTAGGTGTCGGCGGCGGGACGGCAGCGGTGCGCGGTCTCCTCCAGAAGCGCGGCGGTCGCCTCGAAGTCCGCCTCGGTCGCCACCCGCACGCCGAGCTGCTCCATCGTGACGAGCAGCGGGACGAGCAGGGACCACACCAGGGTGCGGGGCTCCCCCGGCACGGGCAGCGCGACGTGGGGGGCCCGGGCCTGTTCGGCGACCCCGGCCAGCGGCCCGCCGCGCGGTCCCACGGCCACGAGGCGGCTGCCGCGGCGTACGGCCTCGACCGCCATCCGCACGGCGGGATCGGCCTCCTGGCCTGATGCGGCCGCCACGGCGACGACGAGGTCGTGGGCGCCCACCCACCCGGGCAGCCGGTATCCCGCCGCGGTGTGCACCGGGACCGGGCAGCCGCTGCCGAGCAGCACGCCCAGCGCGGTGCCGGCGAACGCCGCGACGCCGGTGCCCACGACCACCACGGAGCGCGGCCGACCGTCGTCGGCGAGCACCGCGATGCCGGACTCCAGCGCGGCGGTCCTGGCCTGGCGCACCTGGGCCGCGGCCGTGGCGGTCTGCCGCAGCAGGCCTCCCCGGTCGAGAGCGGGATCGGTTCCCACGTCGTCGAGCCGGTACTCCTCGAACACAAAAGCCATGACCCGCTCCCCTCTCGGTCAGCGGGACCGGCCCGGGGCTCCATCGCCCCGGGCCGGTCCTGACCGCACCGCTTCGGCGTTATCCGATCCTGCGTGCCTCGTCGACCAGCAGCACGGGAATCCCGTCGCGGATCGGGTAGGCCAGGCCGCTCTCGTCGCAGACGAGCTCACCGGCCTCCTCGTCCAGCCGCAGCGGGGCCCTGCTCTTGGGGCAGGCCAGGATCTCCAGCAGCCACTCGTCGATCTTGGTGCTCATAGCTCGCGTCTCTTTCTGTGGTCGGACAGCCGTGCGCGGCGGTCAGGCCCTGATGATCGCCAGGACCTCGTCACGCAGTTCGGCCATGGACTCGGCGTCGGGGGCCTCCACGTTGAGGCGCAGCAGCGGCTCGGTGTTGGAGGCCCGCAGGTTGAACCAGCTCCCCGAGGAGAGGTTCACCGTCAGTCCGTCGAGGTGGTCCACGCTCTCCACATCCTCGCGCCCCGCGAAGGCCGCCTCGACCGCGGCGGTGCGCTCGGCCTGGTCGGCGACCTCGGAGTTGATCTCGCCCGAGGATGCGTAGCGCGTGTACTCGGCGGTGATCTCCGACAGCGTCCGGGGGTCGGAGCCCAGGACCCGCAGCACGTGCATCGCGGCGAGCATCCCGGTGTCGGCCTTCCAGAAGTCCCGGAAGTAGTAGTGCGCCGAGTGCTCACCGCCGAAGACGGCTCCCGTCTCGGCCATGGTGGCCTTGATGAACGAGTGGCCGACGCGGGTGCGCACCGGGACGCCCCCGCGCTCCGCCACGATCTCGGGGACCGCCTTGGAGGTGATCAGGTTGTGGATGATGGTCGCGCCGGGCTCCTTGGCGAGCTCCTGCGCCGCCACCAGCGCGGTGACGGCCGACGGCGGGACGGGTTCGCCGCGCTCGTCCACGACGAAGCAGCGGTCGGCGTCGCCGTCGAAGGCCAGCCCCATGTCGGCCCCGGTCTCGCGGACCTTGGCCTGCAGGTCGACGAGGTTGGCGGCGTCCATCGGGTTGGCCGGGT is a genomic window containing:
- a CDS encoding serine/threonine-protein kinase encodes the protein MPGPESLQPNDPTSFGEYSVIGRLGRGGQGIVYLARDSEGQKYAVKVLNEQWSQDTDLRKRFEKEVRAAQKVASFCTAAIHEANLDAEPPYVVSEYVEGPDLQEAVAKEGPRKGAALQRLAVSTATALVAIHQAGIVHRDFKPGNVLLGRDGPRVIDFGIARVTDSTATMTNSIVGTPSYMAPEQIAGKNITDKVDVFAWGCVMAFASTGNAPFGADSVPAVVHRVVSAPPDISEVPEQLRQIVADCLDKDPDNRPTAKQLLMRLLGHGTEDEGRVPTSEAVAEGEKRAVGPVAASGPQTPPPHSPPHPTASGPQTPFPHQMHSGPPAPPHTGPQQSPGYHRPAPPMHNPTVTGGVHPNMTGGLPPTMSQRPPLTGPNQGYTGGHPGQRSRPVEDPVLSQGWVLPAVIVTIIVLLLVLLLTAIAQ
- a CDS encoding phosphomannomutase/phosphoglucomutase — translated: MGDLGQIFKAYDIRGVIPDTLDASVARAVGAAFAHVVDGDEIVVAHDMRPSSPELAAAFAEGASRQGRNVIMAGLGSTDLLYFASGKLGVPGAMFTASHNPAQYNGIKLCRAGAAPIGADSGLAEIRALAEKGMPEHDGPAGTVTERDLLADYAAHLRSLVDLSGIRRLRVVVDAGNGMGGHTVPAVLGDQLLDPLPLDIVPLYFDLDGTFPNHPANPMDAANLVDLQAKVRETGADMGLAFDGDADRCFVVDERGEPVPPSAVTALVAAQELAKEPGATIIHNLITSKAVPEIVAERGGVPVRTRVGHSFIKATMAETGAVFGGEHSAHYYFRDFWKADTGMLAAMHVLRVLGSDPRTLSEITAEYTRYASSGEINSEVADQAERTAAVEAAFAGREDVESVDHLDGLTVNLSSGSWFNLRASNTEPLLRLNVEAPDAESMAELRDEVLAIIRA
- a CDS encoding SIS domain-containing protein is translated as MAFVFEEYRLDDVGTDPALDRGGLLRQTATAAAQVRQARTAALESGIAVLADDGRPRSVVVVGTGVAAFAGTALGVLLGSGCPVPVHTAAGYRLPGWVGAHDLVVAVAAASGQEADPAVRMAVEAVRRGSRLVAVGPRGGPLAGVAEQARAPHVALPVPGEPRTLVWSLLVPLLVTMEQLGVRVATEADFEATAALLEETAHRCRPAADTYANPAKELALALADSLPVVWGATPVAALAARWAAAQFTANVRCPALAAGSPETAWAQAAAMTGPLGPSGPRSIFDDPEDDSGIRMRVLLLRDDQASPEEAADLAAAERAAEEAGVRVSEVAAQGTSPMERLAGLIALTDYATLYLAVAYAVEPLTNTLVVR
- a CDS encoding Trm112 family protein; translated protein: MSTKIDEWLLEILACPKSRAPLRLDEEAGELVCDESGLAYPIRDGIPVLLVDEARRIG